TATCTAGTAAAGACCTGTAAAAACTCTGCCGATACAGAGAGTATTGGCAGGCATGAAGAACCGCTATCCTGGGGGTCTTCGACATGATAGGGAAAATTTGTTTTGTCTTGGCCATGGTTGCTTTAGCTTGTTTCGTGACGGTGCTCTCCTGGTTTGGATGGGTCCATGGGGTCTCTTGGTCAAGGCGCAAAACCTGTTCTCCTCATCATGAATGAAAATCCCTCAGTTCGTCTCCCGACACCTGCCTCTTTTATTCGTGCCGTAGTTTGAGAATCGACAAAATCCTTTTTTAAACCGGGTTATCAGTATACCTGAGTGCCTGCGGGTTTGAGGGTGGTCGCTGGAATGTCACGTGAGCCGGGACTGACGGTCTTTGGCTGTCTTCTCCCGGCACGAAAGTACCTAATATCCGGCATTCTACCATTGAATATTCCCGAACAGGAGGTCCTGCAAGATGTCTAGCAGTAAACGACCGCCCAAGGAAATACACGGGCATCCCCGAGTGTCAGTCCCCGTTCCTAACTGGAAGATTGAGGAGACCTATCCCTGCGCTCAGAGTTTAAACGATACATTTTGGCGGTGGGAGTTTCTCCGTCGGCGTTCAGATTACCGGAAGGATTGGGAACAACATTACCTACAAACATATGATTTTGATCTGTCCTGTGCCAAAGATCCTCAGTATCCCACCCGGTATCGCAAAAAAGTTTTTTCGCCGGATCATCCGGCATTTAAAGCTCGAATGCCAAATTCATTAGAAAAATACCATCTCAGTGGGCTTCCCAATCCCTCCATTGCGAAACCCTGGATGTTGTCCTTTGATTCGAATTACGGTCGGATCTATTTCGGACAGGGACCGGATTGGCTGGGGGGAGGTGAAGAGGTCACCTTGTGTTTGTCGGAATGGCGAATGGCGGCCGTGTTTGATCTGAAAAAGCCCTTATCGGGTCAAATTGAAAAAGTTAAGGCAGATCTTATGGAATGGCAAAAACATCAAGTGGGTCGAAGTCTCGAACGGCGAAAATGTCGTGATGAATGGCCAATGTATCTACGTGTGTTGGATGCGGTGGATCTGGGTGTGCCGTTTCATGAAATCGGACGAACCTTATTCAATCTTCACGATGATGAAATATGCGAAGCACGAGCCAATCAATTGTTTAAACGTGCCTGTCAAATCAGTGTGCATTTTCCTGTGTAAGGGATTTATGTTTAGTGGAGCCTGTCAAAGTATGGTCAAGGATGGTCATGGAATAAGGTGTGGAGTGGTGAAATCTGAAATTTTCAGAATGTTCATGGGGGAAGGAACCGTACAATGAGCAAATTAATTGAGGCCTTGAATCGTTTACAGTCCGTGAGAACAGAAAAGGAGCTGCCTTCCTCCCCCTCTTTGCTCAATGACATACGTCAGGACGAGTTTGAATGTGTGCAACAACATCAGTCAGATTCGAAGCCATCGCCAAAGAAAAATATTCACCCCGAGGAGGGTCCACGATTTAATCTGGATCTCCGAGAATGGCTGGGCATCCTTCACCATGAATATCTTGGGAGTTTCGTCCGTGAGGGGGGAGGGGCGGTCAAATTTGCCGTGTTCCCGGGTGAAGACGTCTTGAGAACCTGCCAACAGGAATTGGAGGGACTCGCCAAACGTGAAAAATATGTGTTGGCAAGAGTCGACGCGCGATTCACAAAAGCCCACATGGTCGAGCGACTGTTTCAAAAAATTGCCAAACAAATAGATTGGGATGAACTTGCCTATAGATTTCTCCAACGGTTGCTCGAAGAGCATGGGCATCAAATTCCTTCGGACCGGCAAGAATTTTCGTTGCGGCAGGTTGCAATGGTGAATGAACGGAAGGAGCCGATGCTCCGCCGGGACATTCAAACATGGATGGAGAAAGCAATTGAAGGCGATTCAGGCCTGTGCCGTGAATTTCGCATGGCGATGATTCGGTTGTGCATGGCTCAGTTAGATGCGGGCGATTCGGATCGTGTCTTGGCCACAGCCGTGAAAGAGTGGCTGTGTGGAGACCTTCGGCTTGTGACTGGAGTCAAAAAGGCTCTCATCTATCAAAAAATCTCGCGTCATAATGCACGGCACATGCTGTCTTCTTTAACCCGCTGGCTTCGATTAACGGGACAGGGAGGCCTCCTTCTCTCACTCGATATCTCCCGGTATTTTATTAAAAAGGATGCGTTGCCGACTGATGGCTCTCTGTCCTTTTCTCCTTCAGCCACCATGGATTTATATGAATTGCTTCGTCAATTTATTGATTCGGCTGATGAGATGGAAGGCTTGCTGATGGTGATCCTGGCTCCACAAGATTTTTTGACCGATGCCCGCCGGGGCGTGGATCGGTACGAGGCGTTGAAGCTGCGAGTGTGGGATGACGTTCGTCCGAAACACCGCCAGAATCCATTGTCGTCGCTGGTTCGGATTCAAGATGACCATGAGTCGGTGTCTGAAGGAGAGACCGGTTCTTCCACCGGGATGCCAAGGAGAATGGCACCTGATGGAGAAGCCCGTCGTGTCATTGAAGGTCTGCGGGCTGGGGTTCCGAACCGGCATGTGGTGACGACGCTCGGATGTCTTCAGCCTGAGGTGGAGGGACGTTTTCGGCGGTTATTAGAAGCTACACAGCAAAATATTACGACGGGTCCGTGCCCTCGTGGCATGGTGATCGAGGGTGAGTTTGGCAGTGGGAAGTCGCATATTCTGGAGTATCTCCAAAACCTGGCGTTGGATGCCAATTTCATCTGCAGCAGGATTGTGATCAGTAAGGAAACGCCTCTGTATCACCCTGTCCGTCTGTATTACTCCGCGATCGAGGCTGCCGTAATCCCTGATAAGCGAGGGGAAGTGTTTTCGGAAATCGCGGGTCAATGTGATGTCTGGGCACCCCGCTATAGAGAGCTTGTCACGTGGGTGAATAATCCGGAGAGTCAGATTGATTCGAGGTTTGCGGCGACGTTGATGCTGTATGAACGATTGAGCTCCGATATGGAGTTGGGTCACCGAATGACCCGATTTTGGACGGGAGACCCCATCGGGGTAGGCGATTTAAAAAAGTACCTGCAAGAGGCCGGATTTGGAGAGCGATATGCGTTTGGCAAGATATCGGCTGCAGAGTTGGCGCTTCAGCGTTTTCAGTTTGCGGCTCGTCTGATGCAAGCTGCGGGGTATGCCGGGTGGATTTTGCTGGTCGATGAAGCCGAGTTGATCGGCCGATATTCGGTGAATCAGCGGGCGAAATCCTATGCTGAAGTGGCAC
The sequence above is a segment of the Nitrospira sp. MA-1 genome. Coding sequences within it:
- a CDS encoding DUF2791 family P-loop domain-containing protein — protein: MSKLIEALNRLQSVRTEKELPSSPSLLNDIRQDEFECVQQHQSDSKPSPKKNIHPEEGPRFNLDLREWLGILHHEYLGSFVREGGGAVKFAVFPGEDVLRTCQQELEGLAKREKYVLARVDARFTKAHMVERLFQKIAKQIDWDELAYRFLQRLLEEHGHQIPSDRQEFSLRQVAMVNERKEPMLRRDIQTWMEKAIEGDSGLCREFRMAMIRLCMAQLDAGDSDRVLATAVKEWLCGDLRLVTGVKKALIYQKISRHNARHMLSSLTRWLRLTGQGGLLLSLDISRYFIKKDALPTDGSLSFSPSATMDLYELLRQFIDSADEMEGLLMVILAPQDFLTDARRGVDRYEALKLRVWDDVRPKHRQNPLSSLVRIQDDHESVSEGETGSSTGMPRRMAPDGEARRVIEGLRAGVPNRHVVTTLGCLQPEVEGRFRRLLEATQQNITTGPCPRGMVIEGEFGSGKSHILEYLQNLALDANFICSRIVISKETPLYHPVRLYYSAIEAAVIPDKRGEVFSEIAGQCDVWAPRYRELVTWVNNPESQIDSRFAATLMLYERLSSDMELGHRMTRFWTGDPIGVGDLKKYLQEAGFGERYAFGKISAAELALQRFQFAARLMQAAGYAGWILLVDEAELIGRYSVNQRAKSYAEVARLMNLDGGPTLPGLGTVLALTNDFREEVLEKKGDKIKLLEKLRAKNTEDERILADKAEKGMGLLESQRIPLGQPPNDIIQEAYQTIRSLHLKGHGWHMWENAANDPAQIVPGTSMRKYVKSWVTHWDSLRFYPGEECEIEASTWKPSCIDQVNLQEEDVQEESHAGRFASDPESVTGESPEEQEFVSHGIRGVPDSSTNLP